Proteins from a genomic interval of Silvimonas iriomotensis:
- the aroB gene encoding 3-dehydroquinate synthase: MRTVKLDLGPDSYDIVIGRGLLAQVERITALLPQKRAAIVTNTTVAALYLVPLQKALEDAGVQIIPIVLPDGEQYKTWETLNLIFDGLLTARAERKTTLIALGGGVVGDMTGFAAAVYQRGVPFIQIPTTLLAQVDSSVGGKTAINHPLGKNMIGSFYQPQLVLADLASLDTLPDREFSAGLAEVIKYGLIDDLSFLEWLEANIERLMARDTEALAYAVERSCQNKARIVGEDEKEHGVRALLNLGHTFGHAIETGLGYGAWLHGEAVAAGMVLAARASRELGQITDADLARIIKLLDAAGLPTVAPALGYERYAALMAQDKKVDAGKIKFIIMRKLGESYIGTLSPEVIAAALQAGCADDAAASRVA; the protein is encoded by the coding sequence GCGGCCTGCTGGCCCAGGTGGAGCGCATTACCGCATTGCTGCCGCAAAAGCGTGCTGCCATTGTCACCAACACCACGGTGGCGGCGCTTTATCTGGTGCCCTTGCAAAAGGCGCTGGAAGACGCGGGCGTGCAGATCATCCCGATTGTGCTGCCCGATGGCGAACAGTACAAAACCTGGGAAACGCTGAACCTGATTTTTGATGGTCTGCTGACCGCGCGGGCCGAACGCAAGACCACCCTGATTGCGCTGGGTGGTGGTGTGGTGGGCGACATGACGGGTTTTGCCGCCGCGGTGTACCAGCGTGGCGTGCCGTTCATCCAGATTCCGACAACACTGCTGGCGCAGGTTGATTCCTCGGTCGGTGGCAAAACAGCCATCAACCATCCGCTGGGCAAGAACATGATTGGCTCGTTCTACCAGCCGCAACTGGTACTGGCCGATCTGGCCTCGCTGGATACCTTGCCGGATCGCGAATTCTCTGCGGGTCTGGCTGAGGTCATCAAATACGGCCTGATCGACGATCTGTCGTTCCTTGAATGGCTGGAAGCCAATATCGAACGCCTGATGGCGCGTGATACCGAGGCACTGGCCTACGCGGTGGAACGCAGCTGCCAGAACAAGGCGCGCATTGTTGGTGAAGACGAGAAAGAGCACGGCGTACGTGCGCTGTTGAATCTGGGTCACACCTTTGGCCATGCCATTGAAACCGGCCTGGGCTACGGCGCGTGGTTGCACGGCGAGGCGGTCGCCGCCGGCATGGTGCTGGCCGCGCGGGCATCGCGTGAACTGGGCCAGATTACCGACGCCGATCTGGCGCGCATCATCAAGCTGCTGGACGCTGCCGGCCTGCCGACGGTTGCGCCGGCGCTGGGTTACGAGCGCTACGCCGCCTTGATGGCGCAGGACAAAAAGGTGGACGCCGGCAAGATCAAGTTCATCATCATGCGCAAGCTGGGCGAGTCGTACATCGGCACGCTCTCGCCCGAAGTCATTGCCGCCGCGCTTCAGGCCGGCTGTGCGGATGACGCTGCGGCCTCCCGCGTCGCGTAA
- the pssA gene encoding CDP-diacylglycerol--serine O-phosphatidyltransferase — MSPVQTKRPIALRRQTLRRQSIYLLPNLFTLAALFSGFYAIVQSMNKMFVPAAVAIFIAMILDGLDGRVARLTRTQSAFGAEFDSLSDMVSFGVAPALVVYEWALREFGKVGWMVAFVYCAGAALRLARFNTNIETGDKRWFQGLPSPSAAALVAGLVWISHEYADELSSISDALPFFALLLTLFAGLTMVSNVRFWSFKEINMRKTVPFVALLVMVLLLMLIVAKPPLVLFCLFLAYGASGYVMALWQLLRRGKKPAERGSAPTNGQN; from the coding sequence ATATCACCTGTGCAAACCAAACGTCCAATCGCACTACGCCGTCAGACGCTGCGTCGTCAAAGCATTTACCTGCTGCCCAACCTCTTTACGCTGGCGGCGTTGTTCTCCGGCTTTTATGCCATCGTGCAGTCCATGAACAAGATGTTCGTGCCCGCTGCGGTCGCCATTTTCATTGCCATGATCCTGGATGGCCTGGATGGCCGCGTGGCGCGGTTGACCCGCACCCAGTCCGCCTTTGGCGCCGAGTTCGACAGTCTTTCCGACATGGTGTCGTTTGGCGTGGCCCCGGCGCTGGTGGTCTATGAATGGGCCCTGCGCGAGTTTGGCAAAGTGGGCTGGATGGTGGCGTTTGTCTATTGCGCCGGCGCCGCCCTGCGCCTGGCCCGCTTCAACACCAATATTGAAACCGGCGACAAGCGCTGGTTCCAGGGCCTGCCCTCGCCGTCCGCCGCTGCGCTGGTTGCCGGTCTGGTGTGGATCAGCCACGAATACGCCGATGAACTCTCTTCCATCAGCGACGCCCTGCCTTTCTTTGCCTTGCTGCTCACGCTGTTCGCCGGTCTGACCATGGTGTCCAACGTGCGATTCTGGAGCTTCAAGGAAATCAACATGCGCAAGACCGTGCCGTTTGTGGCCTTGCTGGTCATGGTGCTGTTGTTGATGCTGATTGTGGCCAAGCCGCCGCTGGTTCTGTTCTGCCTGTTTCTTGCCTATGGCGCCTCGGGCTATGTCATGGCCTTGTGGCAACTATTGCGCCGGGGCAAGAAGCCCGCTGAGCGCGGCAGCGCCCCCACCAACGGGCAGAATTAG
- the wrbA gene encoding NAD(P)H:quinone oxidoreductase yields the protein MADILVLYYSTHGATRQLAQLIARGIDAVPGARARLRTVPRVSAVCEATEPDVPESGAPYVTEQDLTECIGIAVGCPTRFGNMAAPMKYFWDSTINAWLSGLLVGKPASVFTSTGSMHGGNEATLLTMMIPLLHHGMIMVGTPYSEEALSATESGGTPYGVSHIAGGRGEKPVTEHERTLAIAQGKRLAQIALKLAAA from the coding sequence TTGGCTGACATTCTGGTCCTGTATTACAGCACGCATGGCGCCACGCGCCAGCTCGCCCAGCTGATTGCCCGCGGTATCGACGCCGTGCCTGGCGCCCGCGCCCGTTTGCGCACCGTGCCGCGTGTCTCGGCCGTGTGCGAAGCGACGGAACCGGACGTGCCAGAATCAGGCGCGCCCTATGTCACGGAGCAGGATCTGACCGAATGTATCGGCATCGCAGTCGGTTGCCCCACGCGCTTTGGCAATATGGCGGCACCGATGAAGTACTTCTGGGATTCCACCATCAACGCCTGGTTGTCGGGGCTACTGGTGGGCAAGCCCGCCAGTGTTTTTACCAGCACGGGCTCCATGCACGGCGGTAATGAAGCGACCTTGCTGACCATGATGATCCCGCTGCTGCATCACGGCATGATCATGGTGGGCACGCCGTATTCTGAAGAAGCCCTCTCTGCCACTGAAAGTGGCGGCACGCCCTACGGCGTCAGCCATATCGCCGGTGGCCGGGGCGAGAAACCCGTGACTGAGCATGAACGCACGCTGGCCATTGCCCAGGGCAAGCGTCTGGCGCAGATTGCACTCAAACTGGCCGCCGCATGA
- a CDS encoding YihY family inner membrane protein, producing MRFLSSVQRHLQPLLTLGFWRRLSGFMKFVGHRLLDDRCMQTAGSLTYTTLLAIIPLFTIALTLFSAFPMFSDYSNRFRNFIVTNLVPDASAKVISVYLKQFSDNAEKLTAFGTIGLAVTALLLVFNIEKSFNQIWAVRRQRKLLTRTLIYWAALTLGPLGLGLSLTMTSWFYHRGLIGGFHIFDSTVRIGPTLVTFAMLSLVYKMIPNCYVPRRHAIAAGLMVGILLELMKGLFGLYINEFVTLKLVYGAFASFPIFLTWLYVCWVIVLAGAVFSASLSYWHGNAWTWHSHAGTRFEQALRLLVELSRARHRGEILHIDQLRRNVSLGLDTAHALLERMLEKGWVEQVRDGAWVSAISLRHIKLVEVFEHVVTPLYTHDGKHLAELIDQMRLTLDETLEDYATREAAASSAQPA from the coding sequence ATGCGATTTCTATCGTCGGTACAACGACACCTACAGCCCCTGCTGACCCTGGGCTTCTGGCGGCGCCTGTCCGGCTTCATGAAGTTTGTCGGCCACCGCCTGCTTGATGACCGCTGCATGCAAACCGCCGGCAGCCTTACCTACACCACCTTGCTGGCGATCATCCCGCTGTTCACCATCGCGCTGACGTTGTTCTCGGCGTTTCCCATGTTCAGCGACTACAGCAACCGGTTCCGCAACTTTATCGTGACCAATCTGGTGCCGGATGCCTCGGCCAAGGTCATCAGCGTTTACCTGAAGCAGTTTTCGGATAACGCGGAAAAACTGACTGCTTTTGGCACGATCGGGCTGGCCGTGACCGCGCTGCTGCTGGTGTTCAACATTGAAAAGAGCTTCAACCAGATCTGGGCAGTGCGGCGCCAGCGCAAATTGCTGACGCGCACGCTGATCTACTGGGCCGCGCTGACACTGGGGCCGCTCGGCCTGGGCCTGAGCCTGACCATGACCTCGTGGTTTTACCATCGCGGGCTGATTGGCGGTTTTCATATCTTCGACAGCACCGTGCGCATTGGCCCGACCCTGGTCACCTTTGCCATGCTCAGCCTTGTCTACAAGATGATCCCCAACTGCTACGTACCGCGCCGGCACGCCATCGCAGCCGGTCTGATGGTGGGGATTTTGCTGGAGCTGATGAAGGGGCTGTTCGGCTTGTATATCAACGAGTTTGTGACGCTCAAACTTGTTTATGGCGCCTTTGCCAGCTTCCCGATCTTTCTGACCTGGCTGTACGTGTGCTGGGTCATTGTGCTGGCCGGCGCGGTGTTCTCAGCCAGCCTGTCGTACTGGCACGGCAATGCCTGGACTTGGCATAGCCATGCGGGTACGCGTTTTGAACAGGCGCTACGCCTGTTAGTGGAACTCTCCCGCGCGCGCCATCGCGGTGAAATCCTGCATATTGATCAGCTCCGCCGCAACGTCAGCCTGGGGCTGGATACGGCTCACGCCTTGCTGGAACGCATGCTGGAGAAAGGCTGGGTCGAACAGGTCAGGGATGGCGCGTGGGTCTCGGCCATTTCACTGCGGCACATCAAGCTGGTGGAGGTGTTCGAGCACGTGGTGACGCCGCTGTACACGCATGACGGCAAGCATCTGGCCGAACTGATCGACCAGATGCGACTGACGCTGGATGAAACGTTGGAAGATTACGCGACGCGGGAGGCCGCAGCGTCATCCGCACAGCCGGCCTGA
- a CDS encoding DUF2069 domain-containing protein, whose translation MKRAWAQWVAVVCVLLLIALCLVWELWLAPVPAGRASLAWKALPLLLPLRGLLHGRRYTYQWASMFVLLWWTEGLTRAWSDQGISQQLAVLEVIISTVAFLAISFYAKWTRPSVLEAEVEAAEKQKQA comes from the coding sequence ATGAAACGGGCCTGGGCGCAGTGGGTCGCGGTGGTGTGTGTGTTGCTGCTGATCGCGCTGTGTCTGGTGTGGGAGCTGTGGCTGGCGCCGGTGCCGGCGGGTCGTGCCTCGCTGGCCTGGAAGGCATTACCGTTACTGTTGCCATTGCGCGGGTTGCTGCACGGGCGGCGCTATACCTATCAATGGGCGTCGATGTTTGTGCTGCTGTGGTGGACGGAGGGGCTGACGCGCGCGTGGAGCGATCAAGGCATCTCGCAGCAACTGGCCGTACTGGAAGTCATCATCAGTACCGTGGCGTTCCTCGCGATCTCGTTTTATGCCAAGTGGACGCGCCCCAGCGTGCTTGAGGCTGAAGTGGAAGCGGCAGAAAAACAAAAACAGGCCTGA
- a CDS encoding 2-isopropylmalate synthase translates to MSVDIERLIEQFGGPSELADALNRLFPDDPVSRAAIYKWRERGSMPLSALNRITQLAASQGRAFDIQSFFTGTDAVPATRSTPNMGDRLYIFDTTLRDGEQSPGASMTREEKIRIARQLERLGVDIIEAGFAAASPGDAESIRTIAGIIKESTICSLARANERDVRAAGEAITPAARGRVHTFIATSPIHMEKKLRMHPDQVVEAAVKAVTIAREYTDDVEFSAEDALRSDPAFLAHIFGEVIKAGARTINVPDTVGYAIPGITEAFFRNLIAATPGGDKVIWSAHCHDDLGMSVANSLSAVLGGARQVECTINGLGERAGNASLEEIVMAVKTRRDIFGVDTRIDTTQIVPSSKLVSTITGYPVQPNKAIVGANAFAHESGIHQDGVLKHRETYEIMSAESVGWSTNRLTLGKLSGRNAFKTKLAELGIELASEEALNAAFARFKDLADRKREIFDEDLHALVSDELVNKEQETWRLTSLKVVSETGETPSATLVMNENGKEHRVECNGDGPIDAAFKAIESIANSGAELQLYSVNAITQGTDSQGEVTVRLSKDGRVVNGQGADTDILVASAKAYISAVNKLHANITRTHPQPV, encoded by the coding sequence ATGTCTGTGGACATTGAACGTTTGATTGAGCAATTTGGCGGCCCCAGCGAGCTGGCCGATGCCCTCAACCGCCTCTTCCCTGACGATCCTGTCTCCCGTGCCGCCATCTACAAATGGCGTGAACGCGGCAGCATGCCCCTCTCCGCCCTGAACCGTATTACCCAGCTCGCCGCCAGCCAGGGGCGCGCTTTCGACATCCAGTCGTTTTTTACCGGCACAGATGCTGTGCCGGCCACACGGAGCACACCGAACATGGGCGATCGTCTTTACATTTTCGACACCACCTTGCGCGACGGCGAGCAGTCTCCCGGCGCCTCGATGACCCGCGAAGAGAAAATCCGCATTGCCCGCCAGCTGGAACGTCTGGGTGTGGACATCATCGAAGCCGGTTTTGCCGCCGCCAGCCCGGGCGATGCCGAATCGATCCGCACCATTGCCGGCATCATCAAGGAATCCACCATCTGTTCGCTGGCCCGTGCCAACGAGCGCGATGTGCGCGCCGCTGGCGAAGCCATTACGCCCGCCGCACGTGGCCGTGTGCATACCTTTATCGCGACCAGCCCGATCCACATGGAAAAGAAGCTGCGCATGCATCCGGACCAGGTAGTGGAAGCCGCTGTCAAGGCCGTGACCATTGCCCGCGAATACACCGACGATGTCGAGTTCTCTGCTGAAGATGCGCTGCGCTCCGACCCGGCTTTCCTTGCCCATATTTTTGGCGAAGTGATCAAGGCCGGCGCCCGTACCATCAACGTACCGGATACCGTCGGTTACGCCATTCCGGGGATCACCGAAGCCTTCTTCCGCAACCTGATTGCCGCGACCCCGGGTGGCGACAAGGTGATCTGGTCCGCACATTGCCATGACGATCTGGGCATGTCCGTCGCCAACTCGCTCTCTGCCGTGCTGGGTGGTGCGCGTCAGGTGGAATGCACGATCAACGGTCTGGGCGAGCGCGCCGGTAACGCCAGCCTGGAAGAAATCGTGATGGCGGTGAAAACCCGCCGGGATATCTTCGGTGTGGACACCCGCATCGACACCACACAGATCGTGCCGAGCTCCAAACTGGTCTCGACCATCACCGGTTACCCGGTGCAGCCGAACAAGGCGATTGTGGGCGCGAACGCGTTTGCCCATGAATCCGGCATTCACCAGGATGGCGTGCTCAAGCACCGCGAAACCTACGAAATCATGAGCGCCGAATCTGTGGGCTGGTCGACCAACCGCCTTACGCTGGGCAAGCTCTCGGGCCGCAACGCGTTCAAGACCAAGCTCGCTGAACTGGGCATTGAACTGGCCAGCGAAGAAGCCCTCAACGCTGCCTTCGCCCGCTTCAAGGATCTGGCTGACCGCAAGCGTGAAATCTTCGACGAAGACTTGCATGCGCTGGTGTCGGACGAACTGGTGAACAAGGAACAGGAAACCTGGCGCCTGACGTCGCTCAAGGTCGTGTCCGAAACCGGCGAAACCCCGAGCGCCACGCTGGTCATGAACGAAAACGGCAAGGAACATCGCGTCGAATGCAATGGCGATGGCCCGATTGATGCCGCGTTCAAGGCCATTGAATCGATCGCCAATAGCGGCGCCGAATTACAGTTGTATTCGGTCAACGCGATCACCCAGGGCACCGACAGCCAGGGTGAAGTGACGGTCCGTCTGTCCAAAGACGGCCGCGTGGTTAACGGCCAGGGCGCCGACACCGACATTCTGGTGGCCAGCGCCAAGGCTTATATCTCCGCTGTGAACAAGCTGCACGCCAATATCACACGCACACATCCGCAACCCGTTTAA